The Stenotrophomonas indicatrix DNA segment TCTCCGACACGGATGCCGCCATTGACGGTGTCCAGCTTGCCGTAGCGCTGGCCCGGATCGGCGCTGATGCTGCCATTGACCTTGCTGACGTCTGCCTGGGCCCAGGCCGGGCCACTGGCCAGCGCAATGCCCAACAGCAGCGGAATGGAGAGAGCTTTCATGGGAACCTCGTTGTTGTGCGGCTGGCAGGCCGCGTGCGGAGATGTCACCATTCCCCGAACGTCTCCGCATCTGCCTGAAGTCACTGGAAAGCCCTTGCGTAACAACGTCTTCCCCTCACGCCGGCATCACATCGCCACCCTGCGCGGTGGACGTTGCCTGTTGCTGGGCATGGCGCTTGCCCTTGCGTTGCCCATGCCGGGTGTGGCGCAGACCTCTTCGGCCCGTGAGGCCGAGCGCAAGCTGCAGAAGCTGCGCACCGAACTGAAGGGCGTGGCGCAGGAGCGCCGGCAGATCGAGGGCCAGCGCGGACAGGCGTCGCAGCAGTTGCGCGAGGCCGATGAAAAAGTCGCGCGCAGTGGTCGTACGTTGGCCCAGACCGAGGCGGCACTGCGTGAGCAGACCCAGGCGCTGGCGCAGGCCGAACAGCGGCGCAATGCACTGCAATCCAACCTGGCCAAACAGAATCATGAGTTGGCAGGCCTGTTGCGCGCGGCCTACCAGCTCGGCAATCACGCCCCGCTGAAGCTGCTGCTTTCGCAGGACACGGTGGCCGATGCCAACCGTGCGCTGGCCTATCACCGCTACCTGCAGCGCGAGCGTGCACAGCGCATCACCACGTTGACGGCCGACCTGAAGGAACTGGAGACACTGCAGGCGCAGATCGCTCAGCGTCAACAGCAGCTGCAGGGCGTCCATCGCGACCAGAAACAGCAGATCGCCACACTCGCGTCGGACCGTCGCGAGCGCGCGCAGACCGTGGCTTCGCTGGAAGAACGCTTCAAGGACAAGCGCGAGAAGGAACAGGCACTGGGCCAGGATGCCAAGGCGCTGGAAACCCTGCTGGCCAACCTGCGCGCTGCTGCGGCCCGTGCCGAGGCCGAGCGCCGTGCCGCCGCACGCAAGGCCGCCGCCGAAAAAGCCGCCGCCGAGCGCGCGGCCCGTCAGGCGGCTGCGGCTGGCCGGCCACCGCCGCCACCGACCAAGGTTCCCCCGGCCGTTGCCTCGGCGCCAGCGCCGAAGGTCGGTGGCCTGGGTTGGCCACTGTCGGGCAATCTGCTGGCCCGCTATGGCGGCAAGCTGCCGGATGGCCGCACCAGCAGCGGCGTGTTGATCGGCGCACCTGCCGGAAGCACCGTCACCGCCGTGGCCGACGGCACCGTGGTGTTCTCCGATTGGATGACCGGCTACGGCATGATCCTGATCGTCGACCATGGCAATGGCTACATGAGCCTGTACGCCCACAATGACACCCTGCTGAAGGACGCCGGCGCGCGGGTCAGCCGTGGCGACGCGGTGGCCAAGGTCGGCAACTCCGGTGGCCAGGGCGTGACGGCGCTGTACTTCGAGCTGCGCCGTGGTGGGCAACCGGTCAATCCGGACAGCTGGCTGCAGCGGCGCTGAATTCCGGCTGGCCGCACGAGGCCGGATTCAACGGGAATTTAGCCACGCTTCGCGCATAATCGGTGCATGTGCCTTGGGCACGATGCCATCGTCGACAGGAGTGATCCATGCGCGCAGCCCGTACCGCCACCCTCTTGCTGGCTCTGTTGCCGGCCCTGTCCTGGGCTCAGCAGACCGCCCCCATCCCGTTGAAGGAAACTCCCGGGAAGGCGGCGAGCAGCGAGGAGGCGGTGACCTCGAAGGTGCCGCTGGATGACATCCGGCGCTTCGTGGCCGTCTACAACGCGGTGCGTGCGGCCTACGTCGATCCGGTCGATGACAACAAGCTGATGCAGTCGGCTGTGCGCGGCCTGCTGCTCGACCTCGATCCGCACAGCACCTACTTCAACAAGGAAGATGCCGAGGCGTTCGACGAACAGGCCAATGGCGCCTACGAAGGCATCGGCGTGGAGCTGCAGCAGCAGCCGGACAACGCCAGCATGAAGGTGATCTCGCCGATCGACGACACTCCGGCGGCAAAGGCCGGCATCCTCGCCGGCGACCTGATCATCGCCATCGATGGCAAGCCGATCAGCGCGATCGATGCCAGCGAACCGCTGCGTGGCCCGGCCGGCAGCAAGGTGGTGCTGACCATCGTCCGCGACGGCAAGCCCAAGCCCTTCGACGTCAGCCTGACCCGGCAGACGATCCGCGTGACCAGCGTGCGCAGCCGCCTGCTGGAGCCGGGTTACGGCTACATCCGTCTGAGCACGTTCCAGGCCGACACCGGCTCTGATTTCCAGAAGCACCTGCAGCAGCTGCAGAAGCAGTCCGGCGGCAACCTGAAGGGGCTGGTGCTGGATCTTCGCAGCAATCCGGGTGGTCTGCTGACCGCTGCCGTGCAGGTGGCCGATGATCTGCTCGACAAGGGCAACATCGTCAGCACCCGCGGCCGCATCAGCATCAGCGATGCACGCTTCGACGCAACCCCGGGCGACCTGCTGAAGGGCGCGCCGGTGGTGGTGCTGGTCGATGCCGGTTCGGCCAGTGCATCGGAAGTGCTGGCCGGCGCACTGCGCGACAACAAGCGCGCGCGCGTGATCGGCAGTCGCACCTTCGGCAAGGGCTCGGTGCAGACCGTGCTGCCGCTGGACAACGGCGATTCGGTGAAGCTGACCACGGCGCGCTACTACACACCCAGCGGTAAATCGATCCAGGCCACCGGTATCGTGCCGGAAGTGGAACTG contains these protein-coding regions:
- a CDS encoding S41 family peptidase → MRAARTATLLLALLPALSWAQQTAPIPLKETPGKAASSEEAVTSKVPLDDIRRFVAVYNAVRAAYVDPVDDNKLMQSAVRGLLLDLDPHSTYFNKEDAEAFDEQANGAYEGIGVELQQQPDNASMKVISPIDDTPAAKAGILAGDLIIAIDGKPISAIDASEPLRGPAGSKVVLTIVRDGKPKPFDVSLTRQTIRVTSVRSRLLEPGYGYIRLSTFQADTGSDFQKHLQQLQKQSGGNLKGLVLDLRSNPGGLLTAAVQVADDLLDKGNIVSTRGRISISDARFDATPGDLLKGAPVVVLVDAGSASASEVLAGALRDNKRARVIGSRTFGKGSVQTVLPLDNGDSVKLTTARYYTPSGKSIQATGIVPEVELKAAPRPEDEALPASLSDYSEATLPGHLRGDEEGTEGYHAGAVLPGDGPINDALAELKNPGSVAARLKAEAAKAAADKAAKAAAKPAPKAEPKAEAKPEAKPEAKPVPAPAKP
- a CDS encoding murein hydrolase activator EnvC, which encodes MALALALPMPGVAQTSSAREAERKLQKLRTELKGVAQERRQIEGQRGQASQQLREADEKVARSGRTLAQTEAALREQTQALAQAEQRRNALQSNLAKQNHELAGLLRAAYQLGNHAPLKLLLSQDTVADANRALAYHRYLQRERAQRITTLTADLKELETLQAQIAQRQQQLQGVHRDQKQQIATLASDRRERAQTVASLEERFKDKREKEQALGQDAKALETLLANLRAAAARAEAERRAAARKAAAEKAAAERAARQAAAAGRPPPPPTKVPPAVASAPAPKVGGLGWPLSGNLLARYGGKLPDGRTSSGVLIGAPAGSTVTAVADGTVVFSDWMTGYGMILIVDHGNGYMSLYAHNDTLLKDAGARVSRGDAVAKVGNSGGQGVTALYFELRRGGQPVNPDSWLQRR